A part of Streptomyces sp. NBC_01235 genomic DNA contains:
- a CDS encoding AraC family transcriptional regulator, with protein MLTRGDPLAGLLEGPRARGALMIRACFDPPWGVRVEDNAPLTVMLMVRGESWVVPDDGEDVRLRAGDLAIARGPAPYTCADDPGTPPQALILPGGRCAYPDGRSLNGSMTLGVRTWGDRLDGSTVVLIGTYLMQGEISGRLLDALPPLLSLTTDVWQCPLTPLLMEEIVRDEPGQEVVLDRMLDLLVIAALRAWFSRPEAAAPAWYQALADPVVGRVLRLVQDDPAHPWTVASLAAKAGVSRAALARRFTDLVGEPPMTYLTGRRLALAADRLRDTEDTIGAIARQIGYGSAFALSSAFKRVYGVSPQEHRTRAV; from the coding sequence ATGCTCACGCGGGGGGACCCCCTTGCAGGCCTTCTGGAGGGTCCACGCGCGCGTGGCGCCCTCATGATCCGTGCGTGCTTCGACCCACCGTGGGGCGTACGGGTCGAGGACAACGCCCCGCTCACGGTCATGCTCATGGTGCGCGGCGAGAGCTGGGTGGTGCCCGACGACGGGGAAGACGTCCGGCTGCGGGCCGGCGACCTCGCCATCGCCCGCGGTCCCGCCCCGTACACCTGCGCCGACGACCCCGGCACGCCCCCGCAGGCGCTGATCCTTCCGGGCGGACGGTGCGCGTACCCCGACGGCCGCTCCCTGAACGGCTCCATGACCCTGGGCGTGCGCACCTGGGGCGACCGCCTCGACGGCTCGACGGTCGTCCTCATCGGGACGTACCTGATGCAGGGCGAGATCAGTGGCCGGCTCCTCGACGCGCTGCCTCCGCTGCTGTCCCTCACCACCGACGTATGGCAGTGCCCGCTCACTCCGCTGCTGATGGAGGAGATCGTCCGGGACGAACCCGGCCAGGAGGTCGTCCTGGACCGGATGCTGGACCTCCTGGTCATCGCTGCGCTGCGGGCCTGGTTCTCCCGCCCGGAGGCGGCGGCGCCGGCCTGGTACCAGGCGCTGGCCGACCCGGTCGTGGGCCGCGTCCTGCGCCTCGTCCAGGACGACCCTGCGCACCCCTGGACCGTCGCGTCCCTCGCCGCCAAGGCGGGTGTCTCCCGGGCGGCCCTGGCCCGCCGCTTCACCGACCTCGTCGGCGAGCCCCCGATGACCTACCTCACCGGCCGGCGCCTCGCCCTCGCCGCCGACCGGCTGCGCGACACCGAGGACACGATCGGCGCGATCGCCCGCCAGATCGGTTACGGAAGCGCTTTCGCCCTGTCCAGCGCCTTCAAGCGGGTGTACGGGGTCAGCCCACAGGAACACCGGACGCGGGCGGTATAG
- a CDS encoding acyl-CoA dehydrogenase family protein, whose amino-acid sequence MAGSTHTVTNQPPPLTGYDVYGTDQALAAAVERHLDPELLDEARGELSALGRAAGSAQLQEWAVQANEYPPKLRTHDRYGHRIDEVDFHPAWHRLLGKGVGAQLTNAWGRPGGHVRRAAGFLVWTQVEAGNCCPLSMTHAAVPALRTDPELAAEWEPRLTSTIYDRELRPARLKAGALFGMGMTEKQGGSDVRANTTVATPLAEDGTYELTGHKWFCSAPMSDGFLVLAQAAPVRGGGGLTCFLVPRVLEDATRNVFRLQRLKDKLGNRSNASSEVEFDGTWARRVGEEGRGVRTIIDMVAATRLDCVLGSAGLMRQAVAQAIHHCTYREAFGGKLVDKPLMRNVLADLALESEAATTLALRLAAAYDDGGEQERALLRIAVPAAKYWVTKRCAPVVVEASECLGGSGYVEESGMPRLVRESPLNSVWEGAGNVQALDVLRALQREPQALNAYLQEVGRARGADHRLDGAIKGLLTELADLDGAEGRARRLAERFALVLQGSLLVRFAPPEVADAFCASRLGGDGGAAFGTLPHSLDLAAIVDRAEPRPEPRP is encoded by the coding sequence ATGGCAGGCAGCACCCACACCGTGACCAACCAGCCCCCGCCCCTGACCGGGTACGACGTCTACGGCACCGACCAGGCACTGGCGGCCGCTGTCGAACGACACCTGGATCCGGAGCTGCTCGACGAGGCGCGCGGCGAGTTGTCGGCGCTCGGGCGGGCTGCCGGATCGGCGCAGTTGCAGGAGTGGGCGGTGCAGGCCAACGAGTATCCGCCGAAACTGCGCACGCACGACCGTTACGGCCATCGCATCGACGAGGTCGACTTCCATCCGGCGTGGCACCGGCTGCTCGGCAAGGGCGTCGGTGCCCAGCTGACGAATGCCTGGGGGCGGCCGGGCGGGCATGTGCGGCGGGCGGCGGGGTTCCTGGTGTGGACGCAGGTCGAGGCGGGCAACTGCTGTCCGCTGTCGATGACCCATGCGGCGGTTCCCGCGCTGCGCACCGACCCGGAGCTGGCCGCCGAGTGGGAGCCCCGGCTGACGTCCACGATCTACGACCGTGAGCTGCGGCCGGCCCGTCTGAAGGCCGGGGCGCTGTTCGGGATGGGGATGACGGAGAAACAGGGCGGCAGCGACGTACGGGCGAACACGACCGTCGCCACTCCTCTCGCCGAGGACGGTACGTACGAGCTGACCGGGCACAAGTGGTTCTGTTCGGCACCGATGTCGGACGGTTTCCTGGTTCTGGCCCAGGCGGCGCCCGTCCGGGGCGGAGGTGGACTCACGTGTTTCCTCGTGCCGCGCGTTCTCGAGGACGCTACCCGCAACGTCTTCCGCCTCCAGCGGCTCAAGGACAAGCTGGGCAACCGGTCCAACGCCTCCAGCGAGGTCGAGTTCGACGGGACGTGGGCGCGCCGGGTCGGTGAGGAGGGGCGCGGGGTGCGCACCATCATCGACATGGTCGCGGCGACCCGGCTGGACTGTGTGCTGGGTTCGGCGGGGCTGATGCGGCAGGCGGTGGCGCAGGCGATCCATCACTGCACCTACCGTGAGGCGTTCGGCGGGAAGCTCGTCGACAAGCCGTTGATGCGCAATGTCCTGGCCGATCTCGCGCTGGAGTCGGAGGCGGCGACCACCCTCGCGCTGCGACTGGCGGCGGCCTACGACGACGGGGGCGAGCAGGAACGGGCGCTGCTGCGGATCGCGGTTCCGGCGGCCAAGTACTGGGTGACCAAGCGCTGCGCGCCGGTGGTCGTGGAGGCGTCGGAGTGCCTGGGGGGAAGCGGTTACGTGGAGGAGTCGGGGATGCCCCGGCTGGTGCGCGAGTCGCCGCTGAACTCGGTGTGGGAGGGCGCGGGCAACGTCCAGGCGCTGGATGTGCTGCGGGCGCTGCAGCGGGAGCCGCAGGCGCTGAACGCGTATCTCCAGGAGGTGGGGCGGGCGCGGGGGGCCGATCACCGGCTGGACGGGGCGATCAAGGGTCTGTTGACGGAACTGGCGGATCTGGACGGCGCGGAGGGGCGGGCCCGGCGGCTGGCGGAGCGCTTCGCCCTGGTGCTTCAGGGGTCGCTGCTCGTACGGTTCGCGCCGCCGGAGGTCGCCGACGCGTTCTGTGCCTCGCGGCTGGGCGGAGACGGGGGTGCGGCCTTCGGTACGCTGCCTCACAGCCTGGACCTGGCGGCGATCGTCGACCGGGCCGAACCCCGCCCCGAACCCCGCCCCTGA
- a CDS encoding nitrite/sulfite reductase produces MAATPQNPAAATPRRKVSRHRGEGQWAAGHFTPLNGNEQFKKDDDGLNVRTRIETIYSKRGFDSIDPNDLRGRMRWWGLYTQRKPGIDGGKTAILEPEELDDEYFMLRVRIDGGRLSTEQLRVIGEISQEFARGTADITDRQNIQYHWIRIEDVPEIWNRLEAVGLSTTEACGDTPRVVLGSPVAGIAEDEIIDGTPAIEEIHRRVIGNKAYSNLPRKFKTAVSGSPLLDVAHEINDVAFVGVNHPEHGPGFDVWVGGGLSTNPKIGVRLGAWVPLDEVPDVHEGVISIFRDYGYRRLRTRARLKFLVADWGPEKFRQVLQDEYLKRKLVDGPAPDQPVARWRDHIGVHRQKDGRFYVGFAPRVGRVDGATLTKIAELAEAHGSGRVRTTVEQKMIVLDVEEAQVESLVEALEALDLTAKPSPFRRGTMACTGIEYCKLAIVETKQRGSSLIDELERRIPEFDEPITINLNGCPNACARIQVADIGLKGQLVLNDQGEQVEGYQVHLGGALGLEAGFGRKVRGLKVTSDELPDYVERVLKRFQEEREDGERFAAWASRASEEALS; encoded by the coding sequence ATGGCCGCCACCCCGCAGAACCCTGCCGCCGCGACTCCCCGCCGCAAGGTGAGCCGTCACCGCGGTGAGGGCCAGTGGGCCGCGGGGCACTTCACCCCGCTCAACGGCAACGAGCAGTTCAAGAAGGACGATGACGGTCTCAATGTGCGGACACGCATTGAGACGATCTACTCCAAGCGGGGCTTCGACTCGATCGACCCCAACGACCTGCGCGGCCGGATGCGCTGGTGGGGCCTGTACACCCAGCGCAAGCCCGGGATCGACGGCGGCAAGACCGCGATCCTGGAGCCGGAGGAGCTGGACGACGAGTACTTCATGCTGCGCGTGCGCATCGACGGCGGCCGGCTCAGCACCGAGCAGCTGAGGGTGATCGGCGAGATCTCGCAGGAGTTCGCCCGCGGCACCGCCGACATCACCGACCGGCAGAACATCCAGTACCACTGGATCCGCATCGAGGACGTGCCCGAGATCTGGAACCGCCTCGAGGCGGTCGGCCTGTCCACCACCGAGGCCTGCGGTGACACGCCCCGCGTGGTCCTCGGCTCCCCCGTCGCCGGTATCGCCGAGGACGAGATCATCGACGGCACCCCGGCCATCGAGGAGATCCACCGCAGGGTCATCGGCAACAAGGCCTACTCGAACCTGCCCCGCAAGTTCAAGACCGCGGTCTCCGGCTCGCCGCTGCTCGACGTGGCGCACGAGATCAACGACGTCGCCTTCGTCGGCGTGAACCACCCCGAACACGGCCCCGGCTTCGACGTGTGGGTCGGCGGCGGCCTGTCCACGAACCCCAAGATCGGCGTCCGGCTCGGCGCCTGGGTCCCGCTGGACGAGGTACCGGACGTCCACGAGGGCGTCATCTCGATCTTCCGCGACTACGGTTACCGGCGGCTGCGCACCCGCGCCCGTCTGAAGTTCCTGGTCGCCGACTGGGGCCCGGAGAAGTTCCGCCAGGTCCTTCAGGACGAGTACCTCAAGCGCAAGCTCGTCGACGGCCCCGCACCGGACCAGCCGGTCGCCCGCTGGCGCGACCACATCGGTGTGCACCGTCAGAAGGACGGCCGTTTCTACGTCGGTTTCGCCCCGCGCGTCGGCCGCGTGGACGGCGCGACCCTGACGAAGATCGCGGAGCTCGCCGAGGCGCACGGCTCGGGCCGGGTCCGTACCACCGTCGAGCAGAAGATGATCGTCCTCGACGTCGAGGAGGCGCAGGTCGAGTCGCTGGTCGAGGCGCTCGAGGCACTGGACCTGACCGCCAAGCCCAGCCCGTTCCGGCGCGGCACCATGGCCTGCACCGGCATCGAGTACTGCAAGCTCGCCATCGTCGAGACCAAGCAGCGCGGCTCCTCGCTGATCGACGAACTGGAGCGCCGCATCCCGGAGTTCGACGAGCCGATCACCATCAACCTCAACGGCTGCCCGAACGCCTGCGCCCGTATCCAGGTCGCGGACATCGGCCTCAAGGGCCAGCTGGTCCTCAACGACCAGGGCGAGCAGGTCGAGGGCTACCAGGTGCACCTGGGCGGCGCGCTCGGTCTGGAAGCCGGTTTCGGCCGCAAGGTTCGTGGTCTGAAGGTCACGTCGGATGAGCTGCCGGACTACGTGGAACGTGTGCTGAAGCGGTTCCAGGAGGAGCGCGAGGACGGCGAGCGGTTCGCCGCCTGGGCCTCGCGTGCCAGCGAGGAGGCCCTCTCATGA
- a CDS encoding GAF domain-containing protein: protein MNVPQLAAVDAARAARVLNEVRDARLAGQRARVAPRPVIEQSWERMLRSGVDPEHDFRVGLLSDDEVRRRREESPLREVLPVLREGLLSVADVAHHIMVVADDEGRVLWREGCNPVLRKADGLGFELGADWGEAVVGTNGVGTPAVVRRPVQVFAAEHFVRSHAAWTCAGAPITDPRTGRLLGVVDVSGPLETMHPATLAWVDSVAKLAESRLREKHLSSLDRLRAVAAPVLARLGGRAAVVDGDGWTAALTGMPYASRIALPKSPSPGRRWLPALGLCSIEPLAGGWLVRSVDDAAEPLRGGATRIVLDLTRPRRWSVTVSGGAASWAHELSPRHAELLYLLATHRGGRSAAALAEDMFGDSGRTVTVRAEMSRVRRYLGGFLEHRPYRFCEDAEVEVLLPEDPKGLLPHSTAPAVVRNRAPAP from the coding sequence ATGAACGTGCCGCAGCTGGCGGCCGTCGACGCCGCGCGGGCGGCGCGGGTGCTCAACGAGGTGCGCGACGCCCGGCTGGCCGGCCAGCGGGCGCGCGTCGCCCCGCGCCCCGTGATCGAGCAGTCCTGGGAGCGGATGCTGCGCAGCGGCGTCGACCCCGAGCACGATTTCAGAGTGGGGTTGCTCAGCGACGACGAGGTGCGGCGACGGCGGGAGGAGTCGCCGTTGCGGGAGGTGCTGCCGGTGCTGCGCGAGGGGCTGCTGTCGGTCGCGGACGTCGCCCACCACATCATGGTCGTCGCCGACGATGAAGGTCGGGTGCTGTGGCGCGAGGGCTGCAACCCCGTGCTGCGCAAGGCCGACGGGCTCGGCTTCGAACTGGGCGCGGACTGGGGCGAGGCCGTCGTCGGCACCAACGGCGTGGGTACTCCGGCGGTGGTGCGCCGCCCCGTGCAGGTGTTCGCCGCCGAGCACTTCGTGCGCTCGCACGCGGCCTGGACCTGCGCGGGCGCCCCGATCACCGACCCGCGCACCGGACGGCTGCTCGGTGTGGTCGATGTCAGCGGGCCGCTGGAGACGATGCATCCGGCCACCCTCGCCTGGGTCGACTCGGTGGCGAAGCTCGCGGAGTCCAGGTTGCGCGAGAAACACCTGAGTTCGCTGGATCGGCTGCGCGCGGTGGCGGCGCCGGTGCTGGCCCGGCTCGGCGGCCGGGCGGCTGTGGTGGACGGGGATGGCTGGACCGCGGCGCTGACCGGGATGCCGTACGCGAGCCGGATCGCGCTGCCCAAGTCACCGTCCCCGGGCCGCCGATGGCTGCCGGCGCTGGGACTGTGCTCGATCGAGCCGCTGGCCGGGGGCTGGCTGGTGCGGTCGGTGGACGATGCCGCCGAGCCGTTGCGGGGCGGCGCGACCCGGATCGTGCTGGACCTGACCCGGCCCCGGCGCTGGTCGGTGACGGTGTCGGGGGGCGCGGCATCGTGGGCCCACGAACTCAGTCCCCGGCATGCCGAGTTGCTGTACCTGCTGGCAACGCACCGCGGCGGCCGGAGCGCGGCGGCGCTGGCCGAGGACATGTTCGGCGACTCGGGCCGTACGGTGACGGTGCGGGCCGAGATGTCCCGGGTGCGGCGGTATCTGGGGGGTTTTCTGGAACACCGGCCTTATCGTTTCTGCGAGGATGCCGAGGTCGAAGTGCTCCTTCCGGAGGATCCGAAGGGCCTGTTGCCCCATTCGACCGCGCCCGCAGTGGTGAGGAACCGGGCGCCGGCACCGTAA
- a CDS encoding NmrA family NAD(P)-binding protein produces MTQNTAQRMTVVVTGASGRTGGRVARAAGAAGLTVRAASRAQGFDWHDDSTWADVLRGADAAYLVYPTDVGAPDAAGAVGRLAREAVALGVRRLVLLSSRGEERALPAEEALRASGADWTAVRAAWFAQNFSEGPLVEGLRQSGELVFPGGEVREPFVDLRDVADVVVKVLTEGDRYAGKTLEVTGPRLLTFREAVAEVGRAAGRELTYTPMPARQYGEQLAGFGVPPEEVAFLVELFESLLDGRNARLSDGVQEILGREPRDFTEFAREAAGTGVWKA; encoded by the coding sequence ATGACACAGAACACGGCACAGAGGATGACGGTGGTGGTGACCGGCGCGTCCGGTCGTACGGGCGGCCGGGTGGCGCGGGCCGCCGGGGCGGCCGGGCTGACGGTGCGGGCGGCCTCGCGGGCCCAGGGCTTCGACTGGCACGACGACTCGACGTGGGCGGACGTCCTGCGCGGCGCGGACGCGGCGTACCTGGTGTACCCCACGGACGTGGGCGCACCGGACGCGGCCGGCGCGGTGGGACGGCTGGCCCGGGAGGCGGTCGCGCTCGGGGTGCGGCGGCTGGTGCTGCTGTCTTCGCGGGGCGAGGAGCGGGCGCTGCCGGCCGAGGAGGCATTACGGGCGTCGGGCGCGGACTGGACGGCCGTACGGGCCGCATGGTTCGCGCAGAACTTCAGCGAGGGGCCGCTGGTGGAGGGTCTGCGGCAGAGCGGGGAGCTGGTGTTTCCGGGTGGGGAGGTGCGGGAGCCGTTCGTCGACCTGCGGGACGTCGCCGACGTGGTGGTGAAGGTGCTGACCGAGGGCGACCGGTACGCGGGGAAGACGCTGGAGGTGACCGGGCCGCGGCTACTGACGTTTCGGGAAGCGGTTGCGGAGGTCGGGCGGGCGGCCGGGCGAGAGCTGACGTACACGCCGATGCCGGCGCGTCAGTACGGCGAGCAGCTGGCCGGGTTCGGTGTGCCGCCCGAGGAAGTCGCTTTTCTGGTGGAGCTGTTCGAGTCGTTGCTGGACGGGCGTAACGCCCGTCTCTCGGACGGCGTCCAGGAAATACTCGGCCGCGAGCCGCGTGACTTCACGGAGTTCGCGAGGGAGGCTGCGGGCACGGGCGTCTGGAAGGCGTAG
- a CDS encoding YihY/virulence factor BrkB family protein, which produces MQPASQSPEQPGGPTGRLHRARALYRNVSKRRTAWLLLKDTVNTCIEYRILGLAAEAAFFTLLSVPPLLLSLIGLLGYVDDWTGTDSISSLESNLLEASRTVLSDKGVRQIAQPILDDVMKGGRPDVISIGFLFALWSGSRAVNVFIDTITVMYGLDGVRGIVKTRLVAFLLFVAALLIGSVALPLMVAGPDAVVRIVPWSTTVVQVLYWPVVIVLSIAFLTTLYHVSVPVRSPWIEDVPGALVALAMWVLGSFLLRIYLTNTIEGATIYGSLAAAVAVLLWIGVSAFAVLVGAAVNAAIDRVWPAAATAAARADNERLRQEEAAEYVARVAAIRSHEEDDPDDPDMPSEFPERWSRFLPPEDVTGRFRTHVKSSPKGNGGNGGNAGNGGNGGNGGDSGDGGDGEEQLPEK; this is translated from the coding sequence GTGCAGCCAGCAAGTCAGTCACCCGAGCAACCCGGGGGCCCCACCGGGCGTCTCCACCGCGCGCGTGCCCTTTACCGAAACGTTTCCAAGCGCCGGACCGCCTGGCTGCTGTTGAAGGACACCGTCAACACCTGCATCGAGTACCGCATCCTCGGCCTCGCTGCCGAAGCCGCTTTCTTCACGTTGCTGTCCGTGCCGCCGCTGCTCCTCAGCCTCATCGGCCTGCTCGGCTACGTCGACGACTGGACCGGCACCGACAGCATCAGCAGCCTGGAGAGCAATCTCCTGGAGGCCTCGCGCACGGTCCTGTCCGACAAGGGCGTCCGGCAGATCGCCCAGCCGATCCTCGACGACGTGATGAAGGGCGGCCGCCCCGACGTCATCTCCATCGGTTTCCTGTTCGCGCTGTGGTCCGGCTCGCGTGCGGTAAACGTCTTCATAGACACGATCACCGTGATGTACGGCCTCGACGGGGTGCGCGGGATCGTCAAGACGCGGCTGGTGGCGTTCCTGCTGTTCGTCGCGGCCCTGCTGATCGGCTCGGTAGCGCTGCCGCTGATGGTCGCCGGGCCGGACGCGGTGGTACGGATCGTGCCCTGGTCGACAACCGTCGTGCAGGTCCTGTACTGGCCGGTCGTGATCGTCCTGTCCATCGCGTTCCTGACGACGCTCTACCACGTTTCCGTGCCCGTGCGCTCCCCGTGGATCGAGGACGTGCCCGGCGCGCTCGTCGCCCTCGCCATGTGGGTGCTCGGCAGTTTCCTGCTGCGCATCTACCTGACGAACACGATCGAGGGCGCCACCATCTACGGCTCTCTCGCCGCCGCCGTCGCCGTACTGCTGTGGATCGGCGTGTCCGCCTTCGCCGTGCTGGTCGGCGCCGCCGTCAACGCGGCGATCGACCGGGTCTGGCCGGCCGCCGCGACGGCCGCGGCCCGCGCCGACAACGAACGGCTGCGGCAGGAGGAGGCCGCCGAGTACGTGGCCCGCGTGGCGGCGATCCGCTCCCACGAGGAGGACGATCCCGACGACCCCGACATGCCGTCCGAGTTCCCCGAGCGATGGTCCCGCTTTCTTCCGCCGGAGGACGTGACAGGACGGTTCCGGACGCATGTGAAGAGTTCTCCGAAAGGAAACGGGGGGAACGGCGGAAACGCTGGAAACGGCGGAAACGGCGGAAACGGCGGTGACAGCGGTGACGGCGGTGACGGGGAGGAACAGCTCCCGGAAAAGTGA
- a CDS encoding phosphoadenylyl-sulfate reductase: MTTAQEERTAEELKQLAEQAGRDLEDASALEILQWAVDTFGKQFCVTSSMEDAVVAHLASRVLKGVDVVFLDTGYHFPETIGTRDAVEAVMDVNVITLTPRQTVAEQDAEYGPKLHDRNPDLCCKLRKVQPLEEGLKGYRAWATGLRRDESPTRANTPVVGWDEKRQKVKISPIARWTQDDVDAYITEHGVLSNPLLMDGYASVGCAPCTRRVLAGEDARAGRWAGRAKTECGLHG, from the coding sequence ATGACCACGGCTCAGGAAGAGCGTACGGCCGAGGAGTTGAAGCAGCTCGCCGAGCAGGCGGGCCGCGACCTGGAGGACGCCTCCGCGCTGGAGATCCTCCAGTGGGCGGTGGACACCTTCGGCAAGCAGTTCTGCGTGACGTCGTCCATGGAGGACGCCGTGGTCGCGCACCTGGCGTCCCGGGTCCTCAAGGGCGTGGACGTGGTGTTCCTCGACACCGGTTACCACTTCCCCGAGACCATCGGCACCCGGGACGCGGTCGAGGCGGTGATGGACGTCAACGTCATCACGCTCACCCCGCGTCAGACGGTCGCCGAGCAGGACGCCGAGTACGGGCCGAAGTTGCACGACCGCAACCCCGACCTGTGCTGCAAGTTGCGCAAGGTGCAGCCGTTGGAGGAGGGGCTCAAGGGCTACCGGGCCTGGGCCACCGGCCTGCGGCGCGACGAGTCACCCACCCGTGCGAACACTCCGGTCGTCGGCTGGGACGAGAAGCGGCAGAAGGTCAAGATCTCGCCAATCGCCCGCTGGACCCAGGACGACGTCGATGCGTACATCACCGAGCACGGCGTACTGTCCAACCCCCTGCTGATGGACGGCTACGCCTCCGTCGGCTGCGCGCCGTGCACCCGCCGGGTCCTGGCGGGCGAGGACGCACGCGCCGGCCGCTGGGCGGGACGCGCGAAGACCGAGTGCGGGCTGCACGGCTGA
- a CDS encoding putative leader peptide, whose translation MSGTGIALVSRRHVDLGRMSSAICPAS comes from the coding sequence ATGTCCGGAACTGGAATTGCCTTGGTGAGTCGGCGACACGTCGACCTCGGCCGCATGTCCAGCGCCATCTGTCCGGCGAGCTGA
- a CDS encoding helix-turn-helix transcriptional regulator codes for MYEERASRLAGAVVWTNTPSAASSVLPVLPDGCMDLLWSEGRLLVAGPDTRAYIPDGPPVPWVGIRLYPGTAPALLGVPAHELRDRRVELADLWPMSEVRRLSARVAAAAHPAAALEALALERAAPPEPALRRLVAALAAGRTVAATADELGLGARQLHRRSLAVFGYGPKTLARILRLQRALALAREGVPYAETAARAGYADQAHLSRDVREFTGRTPGDLLH; via the coding sequence GTGTACGAGGAGCGGGCCTCCCGGCTGGCCGGGGCGGTGGTGTGGACGAACACTCCGTCGGCGGCGTCCAGCGTGCTTCCCGTACTGCCCGACGGCTGCATGGACCTGCTGTGGAGCGAGGGCAGGCTGCTGGTCGCCGGACCGGACACCCGGGCCTACATCCCCGACGGCCCGCCCGTGCCCTGGGTGGGCATCCGCCTCTACCCGGGCACGGCGCCGGCCCTCCTCGGCGTACCGGCCCACGAACTGCGCGACCGGCGTGTGGAGTTGGCCGATCTCTGGCCGATGTCGGAGGTACGGCGCCTGAGTGCCCGGGTCGCGGCGGCGGCGCACCCGGCGGCGGCGCTGGAGGCACTGGCGCTGGAGCGGGCGGCCCCGCCCGAACCCGCACTGCGTCGATTGGTCGCAGCACTCGCCGCGGGCCGTACGGTGGCTGCCACCGCCGACGAACTCGGCCTCGGCGCCCGACAGTTGCACCGCCGCTCCCTGGCCGTCTTCGGCTACGGCCCCAAGACGCTGGCCCGGATCCTGCGCCTGCAACGGGCTCTGGCGCTGGCCCGGGAGGGAGTGCCGTACGCGGAGACGGCGGCCCGCGCCGGTTACGCCGACCAAGCACATCTCTCCCGGGACGTGAGGGAGTTCACGGGCCGGACACCGGGCGACTTGCTGCACTAG
- the cysC gene encoding adenylyl-sulfate kinase, producing the protein MTATATTTSTPTSTNRENHVTTGATVWLTGLPSAGKTTIAYELAGRLREEGHLVEVLDGDEIREFISAGLGFSREDRHTNVQRIGFLAELLARNGVKTLVPVIAPYADSREAVRKRHQESGTAYLEVHVATPVEVCSVRDVKGLYAKQAAGELSGLTGVDDPYEAPDAPDLRIESQDQTVQESAASLYALLSERGLA; encoded by the coding sequence ATGACCGCGACCGCCACCACCACGTCCACCCCCACTTCTACGAACCGGGAGAACCACGTGACGACCGGAGCCACCGTCTGGCTCACGGGTCTGCCGAGTGCCGGCAAGACCACCATCGCGTACGAGCTGGCCGGCCGGCTGCGCGAGGAGGGCCACCTCGTCGAGGTGCTCGACGGCGACGAGATCCGCGAGTTCATCTCCGCGGGCCTCGGTTTCAGCCGCGAGGACCGGCACACCAACGTGCAGCGCATCGGTTTCCTGGCCGAGTTGCTCGCCCGTAACGGTGTGAAGACGCTTGTGCCGGTGATCGCGCCGTACGCCGACAGCCGTGAGGCGGTGCGCAAGCGCCATCAGGAGAGCGGAACCGCTTACCTGGAGGTGCACGTGGCGACCCCGGTCGAGGTGTGCTCGGTCCGTGACGTGAAGGGTCTGTACGCCAAGCAGGCGGCGGGCGAACTGTCCGGGCTCACCGGGGTCGACGACCCGTACGAGGCGCCCGACGCACCCGACCTGCGGATCGAGTCCCAGGACCAGACCGTGCAGGAGTCCGCGGCGTCGTTGTACGCCCTGCTCAGCGAGAGGGGACTGGCATGA
- a CDS encoding GNAT family N-acetyltransferase — protein sequence MTHIPVTTWSLEQTDPADLLPAAAPEGDVRIVRSEVPSPEFSRFLYASVGGDIRWIDRLSWTYAQWQEHLARPGVETWVAYDRGTPAGYVELDPQDDGVVEIVYFGLIPAFRGRRIGGHLLSYGAARAWELADRWPGLPQTKRVWLHTCSLDGEHAMDNYRRRGFKLFDTKVEEEPEVSAPGPWPGAFPA from the coding sequence ATGACCCACATCCCCGTGACCACCTGGTCCCTGGAGCAGACCGACCCGGCCGACCTCCTCCCGGCCGCCGCGCCCGAGGGCGACGTCCGGATCGTCCGCTCCGAGGTCCCCTCCCCCGAGTTCAGCCGTTTCCTGTACGCGTCCGTGGGCGGGGACATCCGCTGGATCGACCGGCTGAGCTGGACGTACGCGCAGTGGCAGGAGCATCTGGCGCGTCCGGGGGTCGAGACATGGGTCGCGTACGACCGGGGCACTCCGGCCGGATACGTGGAGCTGGATCCGCAGGACGACGGCGTCGTGGAGATCGTTTACTTCGGACTGATCCCGGCCTTCCGGGGGCGGCGGATCGGCGGCCATCTGCTGTCGTACGGCGCCGCACGCGCCTGGGAGCTCGCCGACCGCTGGCCCGGGCTGCCGCAGACCAAGCGGGTGTGGCTGCACACCTGCAGCCTGGACGGCGAGCACGCGATGGACAACTACCGGCGTCGCGGTTTCAAGCTTTTCGACACCAAGGTCGAGGAAGAGCCCGAGGTGTCCGCGCCAGGTCCCTGGCCGGGCGCGTTCCCGGCCTGA